Within Candidatus Methylomirabilota bacterium, the genomic segment CGACGCGATCCCGCCGGAGTGGAGCACGTACTTCCGCTGGTGGGGGATCTACTCGCAGGGCGACGGTCAGGGGGCCGTCGGCGGGGTGGGCGGTGAAGGCCGGGCCGTCCCCTACTTCATGATCCGCATCCGGATCCCCAACGGATTCCTCCTGGCTCATCAGCTCCGCACCCTCGCCGACCTTGCCGAGCGTCACGCCCGCGGGATCGCCGACCTCACCGTGCGCCAGAATATCCAGCTCCACTGGGTCCCGATCGAGGACGTGCCGGAGATCTTCCGGCACCTGGGGCGGGTCGGACTCACCACCATGGGGGCGTGTGGCGACGACACTCGCAACATCACCGGCTGCCCGCTGGCCGGGGTGGACGCCGACGAGATCGCGGATGCCTCCCCGCTCGTGCACACCGCGACCCGCATGCTCAACGGCAACCCCGATTTCTACAACCTCCCCCGGAAGTACAAGATCTCCATCACCGGCTGCCGGGTCTGGTGCACCTACCCCGAGATCAACGACGTCGGCGTGACCGCCCTCCCCCACCCCGAGACCGGGGAGGTCGGCTTCTCCGTCCGGGTGGGGGGCGGGCTCTCGACCGACCCGCACCTCGCCCGACGCCTCGACGCCTTCGTCCGATGGAACCAGGTGCTGCCGGTCGTCCGGGGCATCTCGGAGATCTTCCGTGACAGCGACCTGCTGCGGCAGAACCGCGAGAAGGCGCGCCTGAAGTTCCTCTTCCTGACCCACGGCTGGACGGTGGAGCGCTTCCAGGCCGAGCTGGAGCGCCGGGTCGGCTTCCGGCTCGACCGAGCGGTCCCCGAGGACCCTCCCGACGACGTCTACCGGGATCACGTCGGCATCCACCGGCAGAAGCAGGCCGGCTACTGCTACGCGGGGCTCGCGGTGCTCCGGGGGCGGCTCACGCCGGCCGCGATGCGGGCCGCCGCCACCCTCGCCGAGGCCTACGGAACGGGCGAGCTGCGGACGACGAACATGCAGAACCTCCTGATCCCCAACGTGGCCCGTGGGCGCGTCGACACGCTAGCCCGGGAGGCCGCGGCGGCCGGCCTTCCTCTCGAGGCCTCGTCGTTCTGGCGCGGAACCATCGCCTGCACCGGAACGGAATTCTGCAAGTTGGCCCTGACCGAAACCAAGGGCTTCGCCCGCCGGCTCGTGGAGGAGCTCGAAGGCCGGCTGCCCGGCTTCGGGCAGCACCTGAAGATCCACGTCACGGGATGCCCGAACAGCTGCGGGCAGCACTGGATCGCCGACATCGGGATCGAAGGGAAAAAGGTCAAGGTGGAGGGGCGACTGGTGGACGCCTACTACTTCTGCGTGGGCGGCGGAGTCGGCAAGCACCGGGCGACCGCCCGCCCCGTCGGCTATCGCGTGCCCGCCACCGAGGTGCCCGGCGCGGTCGAGCGGCTCCTCGGCGCGTATCTCGCCGCCCGAAGACCGGCGGAGAACTTCCGCCAGTTCTGCGCGCGGCACACAGACGACGAGCTGCGGGGGTTCCTGGCCGGCCAGGAGCTCGCCGCCGTGGCGCGCGATCTTTCACCCGGCCGCGCTCCGCACGGCGTCGACGGGTAAGCCATGGGATACTACCCGATCTTCCTGGACCTCGACGGCCGGCCCTGCCTCGTCATCGGGGGCGGCCCGGTGGCCGAGCGGAAGGTCGAGGCCCTGCGGGCCCTGGGGGCGGCCGTGACCGTCGTGAGCCCGGCCCTCACGCCCGCCCTCACGCGGTTGGCCCGCGAGGGCGGAATCCGCCACCAGGCCCGACCGTATGCGCCGGGTGACCTGGCGGGGTGCCACCTCGCGTTCGTCGCCACCGACGACGGCGAGGTGAACGCGGAGGTCGCCCGCGAGGGACGGGCGCGGGGAGTCTGGGTCAACGCTGCCGACGACCCCGCCCGCTGCGACTTCATCCTTCCCTCCGTCCTCCGGCGCGGCGACCTCGTCGTGGCCGTGGCCACCGGCGGGACGAGCCCGGCGCTCGCCCGTGCCATCCGGGAGGAGCTCGAGGCGTACTTCACCGAGGACTACGCAGCGCTCGCCCGCATCGTGGCCGAGGTCCGGCAGGAGCTCCGGGGACGCGGGCATCGCCCGGACGCCGAGACCTGGCGCGCGGCGCTCGACGGGGACATCAGGCGACTCGTCGCCGCGGGACGGCCCGCCGAGGCGCGGAGTCACCTGGTGCGACGCCTCGGGGGCGAGCCATGCGACTAGGCCGGGTCAGCCTCGTCGGGGCCGGCCCGGGCGATCCGGGACTCTTCACCCTCCGGGGGCTCCGGCGCCTCCGGCGCGCGGAAGTCGTGGTCTACGACCGGCTGGTGAACCCCCGCCTCCTCGACGAGGCGCCGCCCGAGGCCCTCCGCATCTTCGCGGGCAAGCTCACCGGCTCCCACTGTCTCCCGCAGGCCGAGATCAACGATTTGCTGATCGACCACGCGCGCCGCGGCCGGCGGGTCGTCAGGCTGAAGGGCGGGGATCCGTTCGTTTTCGGCCGGGGCGGCGAAGAGGCGTCGGCGCTGGCCACCGCCGGTATCCCCTTCGAGATCGTCCCCGGCGTCAGCTCGGCGGTGGCCGTGCCGGCGTACGCCGGCATCCCGGTGACCCACCGGGGGCTCGCCTCGTCCTTCGCCGTCGTCACGGGGCACGAGGACGGCGGCAGGCAGACCGTCGACTGGGGGCGACTGGCGACCGCCGTCGACACGCTGGTCGTTCTGATGGGGGTGGGGAGCCTCCCCCGGATCGTCGGGGAGCTCCGGGCCCACGGCCGCGCCGCCGAGACCCCCGTGGCGCTGATCCGCTGGGGTACGACGGCGGCGCAAGAGACGGTGACCGGCACGCTGGCGGACATCGTGGAGCAGGCGCGGACGGCGCGACTCGAGCCTCCCGTCGTCGCCGTGATCGGAGAGGTGGTCGGCCTGGCGAGCCGCCTCGCCTGGCTCCGCCCAGGCCGGCGGGCCGCCCGCGTCCGAAGGCGCGGGTATCCCGGCGCGGTCAGGCGGCTGGCGGCAGCGGGACCCGCGGCGGGTCGTCGAGGATGAGGGCGTCCCCGCCGGCGTAGAGGTTGAAGGTGTCGTGCTGGAGATAGCCGACGACCGTGATGCCGAGCTGCTCGGCGAGGCTCACCGCCATCTCGGTCGGGGAGGTCCGCGAGACGACGAGGGGCACCCCCATGCGGGCCCCCTTGAGCAGCATCTCGGAAGAGATGCGCCCCGTGTTCAGGAGAATGCGGTCGCGGGTGGAGACCCCCTTGAGGAGGGCTTCCCCGACGACCTTGTCCACCGCGTTGTGACGGCCGACGTCCTCGGCCATGAAGAGCAAGCGGTCGGGATCGGCGAGCGCGGCTCCGTGGATCCCCCGTGAGGATCGGTAACCGACTGCCTGGAGGTAGAGCTCTTTCATCCGGTCGAAGAGGCAGGCCGGGTCGACGCGCAGGTCGGACTCGGCCCGGGAGAACAGCCGGGGGTCGATCCGGAAGGTGATGCCGCCGCCGCACCCGGAGGTCAGGATCCGCTCCTTCGGCAGCTCCACCGGGCGGGTGAGCTCGACCTCCGCCCGGCCGTCCACCTCGGAGACCGACAGCCGGCGGATGTCGTCGACCGACGCGATCACCTTCTCGAGCCACAGATAACCGACCACCAGGCAGTCGAGCTTGGTCGGCGAGGCGAGCAGGGTGATGAACTTCTCGCCGTCGACGAAGACCGTCAGGGGCTGCTCGCGGACGACATGCCCCTTGACCTCGCGCAGATTGCCGGTCTTCCAGATGTAATAGGCGCGCATGGGAACTCCCCGGTGATCTCCAGCCTAGTGGCCCGCCGGCGCGCCGGTCAAGCCTTTTCCCGGGTTCGGCCTTGCCAGGTTCGCCATTGACCGGGCCCCGGCCCCGTTCCTATAATCCCGCATCAGGATTGGCGCCATGGTCGAGGACCGCCCGGCCGACTCCACCGAAGATCTCGTCTTCCGGCGGGGCAAGCTCCGCAAGCGCGACGATCCCGCCATCGACATGTTCCGGGAGGCGCTGGCCAATCTCGGGGATGCCGGGAGCGTCAAGCGCATCCTGCTCGAGCTGGGCCGGCTGTACAATCCGGTGACCAACGGGCCGATCCTCGATCCTGCCGCCCGCCGGCGCGTGGTCGAGCTCCTCGAGGCCGGTCAGGTGGACGCGGCCCGGGGCGTCCTCGAGGAGCAGCTCTCCCTCTACACCCGCGCGAACCAGCCGGGGCCCCGTGATGGTTGACGCATCGCGTCTAGGATGGCGGCGCCCCGGCCCGCCGCCTGTGGTCTGACCGCTTGACACCGGCGGTCTGACCATAGTACAAGGGCCAAAACCATCAACCAGTAACTTCGATTCCAGGAGAAGCACGATGACGGAGAGTCTCACCGACCGCCTTCAGACGAGTCGGCTCCTGATCGTCGAAGTCGACAAAGCCAGGGGCCGGGTGCGGGTTCGGGGCGCACAGGATGCGTGTACCGAGCTGTCCTGTCACCAGGGGACCGTGGTGGCAACGGACGAGGGAACGACCGCCGACCTGGCCGCCCTGAATCCGGGAGACATCGTCAAGATCGAGTCAGCCGCGGGGCGCCCTTCGAGGATCGTCGTCCTCCGTCGCGCCTGGGAAGAGTGGGCCAGCCCCGAGCTGTAGCCCCGCCCGCCCGAGGGCCTGCGCTCCGACCGAGCCGTGGCGGAGCGGAGGACTGCCATTCGCACTCGAGCCAGCGACGCGAACCCCCCTCAGTGTAGAGGAGTCCGTCATGAGCCTATCGCGCCGTGAGTTCCTGAGGTTCTCGGGGGCCACCGCCACGGGCGTCGCCGTCGGCGCCCGGGGAATCGACCTCGCCCCGGTGGAGGCGGCGGCCACCTCCATGCGGATCAAAGAGGCCAAGGTCTTCCCCGGGGTCTGTCCCTACTGCGCCGTCGGCTGCGCCCAGCTCATCTATGTCAAGGACAACAAGATCATCGACATCGAGGGCGATCCCGACGCGCCCCACACCGAGGGCGCGCTCTGCCCGAAGGGCTCCTCGACCTACCAGCTCTCGCTGAACGAGCGCCGCATCACCAAGTGTCTCTACCGGGCCCCGGGCAGCGACCGGTGGGAGGAGAAGCCGCTGGACTGGATGATGGAACAGATCGCCCAGCGGGTGAAGAAGTCCCGCGACGAGACCTTCGTGGAGAAGACCAAGGTCGGTGACAAGGAGGTCACCGTCAACCGGTGTGAGGGGATCGCGTGGCTGGGCTCCTCCGTCCTCGACAACGAGGAAAACTACCTGATCGCCAAGCTCTCCCGCGGCCTCGGCCTCGTCAACCTGGAAAACTCGGCGCGCCTCTGCCATTCGGCGACGGTGCCGGCCCTCGGGGCGACCTTCGGCCGGGGAGCCATGACCACCAACCTGATCGACGTCCAGAACGCCGACGTCATCATGCCGACCTCCAACTGGGCGGAGTGTCACCCGGTCAGCTACAAGTGGGTCATGAAGGCCAAGGAGCGGGGGGCCAAGATCATCCACGTCGATCCGCGCTTCACGCGGACCTCGGCCACCGCCGACATCTGGGTGCCGATCCGGTCAGGCACCAACATCGTCTTCTTCGGCGGCCTGATCCGCTATGCCATCGAGAGCAAGAAGTACTTCCACGACTACGTGGTCAACTACACGAACGCCTCGCTCCTGGTCGACCCGGCCTTCAAGACGCCGGCCGACCTGGACGGGCTGTTCACCGGCTACGACGCCGGCAAGCGCACCTACGACCAGTCGACGTGGAAGTTCCAGCTCGACGCCGACGGCTATCCCAAGCAGGACAAGACGCTCAAGGATCCCAACTGCGTCTTCCAGCACCTCCGCCGCCACTACGCCCGCTACACCCCCGAGATGGTGGAGAAGATCTGCGGCATTCCGAAGGACCTGTTCCTGAAGGCCGCGGAGATCTACTGCTCGGCCTCGGGGCCGGACAAAACGGCCACCGCGTCCTACGCCCTCCAGCTCAACCAGTCGACCAACGGCGTCCAGCAGATCCGAGCCCTCTGCATGCTCCAGCTCGTCCTCGGCAACATCGGGCGGCCGGGCGGCGGCGTGGTGGCCCTCCGGGGTCACTCGAACGTCCAGGGCGCCACCGACTTCGGCACCCTCTACCACATGCTGCCGGGCTACCCGGCCGAGCCGCTCCAGGCCCCACACCCCACCCTCACCGACTACCTGGAGAAGACGACCCCCAAGGGCGGCTACTGGGTGAACAACCCGAAGTTCGTCGTGAGCCTCCTGAAGGCGTGGTGGGGGCCGGCGGCGACCAAGGACAACGACTACGCCTACGACTACCTCCCGAAGCGCGAGAAGGCCGACGCCTACTCGCACCAGCACTTCACGATCGGGATGCTCCAGAAGAAGGTGAAGGGCTTCATCTGCATGGGGCAGAACCCGGCGGTGGACAGCCCGAACGCCAAGATGGTGCGCCAGGCGCTCCGGAGCCTCGACTGGCTGGTGGTCGTGGACATCTTCGAGTCCGACACGGCCGCGGTATGGAAGGAGCCGGGGATCGACCCCAAGGGCTCGCAAACCGAGGTGTTCTTCATCCCCGGCGCGCCGGCCGCCGAGAAGGACGGCTCCATCACCAACACCATGCGGCTGGCCCAGTGGCACGTGAGGGCCATCGAGCCGCCGGGCGATGCGCGCTCGGACGCGGCCTTCGTCGTGGACCTCGGGACCCGGGTGAAGACCCTCTACAAGGACTCCACGGCCAAGAAGGACCGGCCCGTCCTCGACCTGGTGTGGGACTACCAGCCCCAGGGCGCAAAGAAAGAGCCCAAGATGGAGCTGGTGCTGAAGGAGTGCAACGGGTACGCCACCGAGGACATCCCCGACAAGGACAAGCCGGGTGAGTTCCTCTACAAGAAGGGGCAGCCGGTCAAGACGTTCGGCCATCTCCGGGATGACGGCTCCACTGCCTGCGGCAACTGGATCTATACCGGGATCTATCCCGAGGAGGGCAAGAACCTGGCGCTGCGGCGCGAGCGGGCCAAGGAGGGCGATTACCTCGCCCACAACTGGGGGTTCGCGTGGCCGGCCAACCGCCGGATCCTCTACAACCGCGCGTCCGCCGACCCGGCGGGGAAGCCCTGGAGCGAGAAGAAGAAGCTCATCTGGTGGGACGCCGCCCAGAAGAAGTGGGTCGGGAACGACGTCCCCGACTTCGGGCCGACGATGGCGCCCGACGCGCCGCGGGCCAAGGACGGGCCGCTCAAGGGAATCAGCGGGACCGACGCCTTCATCATGAACCCCCACGGCCTCGGGCAATTCTTCGCCTCGGTGCTCGACGGGCCGTTCCCCGAGCACTACGAGCCCTTCGAGTCACCGACCAAGAACCTGCTCTCCAAGGTGCAGAACAACCCGGTGGCCAAGGTGTACGACGTGGGCGACCTCAACAAGCTGGGCACCCCCGACAAGTACCCCTACATCCTGACGACCTATCGGCTCACCGAGCACCACGCGGCCGGCATGTCGCGGCACGTGCCGTGGCTCTCCGAGCTCTTCTACGGGCACTTCGCCGAGATCGGACCGGAGATGGCCAAGGAGCTGGGCATCACGAACGGCGACATGATCACCGTGGAGACGCCCCGGGCCAAGATCAAGGTGCAGGCCATGGTGACCGAGCGGATCCAGCCGTTCATCATCAACGGCAAGAAGGTCTACCAGGTGGGAATCCCCTGGCACTGGGGGTACCAGGGCGTCATGCGCTCGGCCCGCGGCGACATCACCAACGATCTGGTGGCGAGCCTCGGGGACCCGACGACGTTCATCCAGGAGTCGAAAGCCCTCCTCTGCAACGTCAGGAAGGAGGCATAGCATGGCCCGCACGCTCGCGATGTTCACGGATGTCTCCCTGTGCATCGGGTGCCGCGCCTGTCAGGTCGCCTGCAAGCAGTGGAACCAGCTCGCCCCGGAGGAGCCGGAGTGGACCGGGAGCTACCAGAATCACCCGCACTTCACCGACAAGAGCTTCCGGCTGGTGCGGTTCTTCGAGGAGACCGACGACAAGGGCCACATCAAGCAGTGGCACATGATGTCCGACGTGTGCAAGCACTGCGCCCAGGCCGGCTGCCTCGAGGCCTGCCCGACCGGCGCCATCTACCGGACCGAGCACGGCACGGTCAACATCAACCAGGACATCTGTAACGGCTGCCGCTACTGCGTGTCGGCCTGTCCCTTCGGCGTCGTGGCCTTCAACCACGACACCGGGACGGCCACCAAGTGCACCTTCTGCAACGACCGCATCCACAACGGGCTGGGCCCGGCCTGCGCCAAGGCCTGCCCCACGCAGTCGATCCGCTTCGGCTACCGCGACGAGCTGGCCACGCTGGCCCAGAAGCGCGTGGCCGAGCTCCGGAAGCAGGGCTACGCGAACGCCCAGCTCTACGGCGAGGACCAGAACGGGCCGCTGGGTGGCCTGAACGCCTTCTTCCTGCTCCTGGGGAAGCCGGCGGTCTACGGGCTCCCCGAGAAACCCAAGCTCCCGCAGCGGAACGTCTTCACGGATTCCCTGCTCTCCATCGGCTCGGCGATCCTGGTGGGGCTCGGCGCCGTGGTGGCATTCCGGGATCGGGGCGGAAAGGGAGGCGCCTGATGGAACCGGGCCTCCTCAAGAGTGCCGACTGGCCGCTCCTGATCGACGTCTACTTCTTCCTGGGCGGAATCGCCGGCGGCGCCTTCGTCATCGCGACCGTCGCCAATCTGCTCGACAGCCAGCGCTACCGGGACGTCGTCCGGGTCGGGTACTACCTCGCGTTCCTGGCCATCCTGCCGGGGCCCCTCCTGCTGATCGTCGACCTCGGGCTGCCGACCCGCTTCCTCCACATGGTGATGGTGGCGAAGCCGAGCACGGCCATCGGCATGGATGCGGTGACCGTCGGACCCTTCCACCTCAAGCCCTTCTCGCCCATGAACGTCGGCGCCTGGGCGCTCTTCGCCTTCGGCGCCTGCGCGCTCGTGGCTGCGCTGGATACCTTCGTGGAGCATCGAGGCGGGCGCGGCATCCCCACGCTTCGCCTGATCGTGGGGATCGTCGGGGGCGTCTTCGGCTTCTTCATCGCCGCCTATCCCGGCGTCCTGCTGGGGGCGACGGCCCGGCCGCTCTTCGTCAGCGCCCACTGGCTGGGCGCCCTGTTCCTGGCGGTGGGGGCTTCCACCGGCGGCGCGGCCATCGCGCTGATCCTGAGCGCCCTGGGCGGCCAGGCCAACGACTCGCTCTATCGGCTGATGCGGTTCACCGCCTTCGCGCTGATCATCCAGGCGGTAGCCCTGGTCCTGTTCTTCGCCAGCGTGGCGGGAGCCGGCTCGGTGGGGCTCAGCCGGGCCATGGGGGTGCTGCTCGCCGGGCCCTACGGGATCCCCTTCTGGCTGGGGGTCGTGATCGTGGGGACGGTGGCCCCGCTGGTGCTCCACTTCAGCGGCGCCATCAGGAAGGCCACGCCGGGCATGGCGGCCCTGGTGTCCGTGCTGGTGCTGGTCGGCGGCTTCCTGGTCAAGTACGTGATCATCGCGGGCGGGCAGGTGGGGGCGTCGTAACCCCCGATCCGCTCCTGTCTTTCGCGAGGGGCCCCGCGCCGCCGGGGCCCTCGTCGTCTGACCCTGCGCCGTCTGACGAAGCCCCGAGAGCCGTGAGAGGCCGGTGACCTACCAGACACTGCAAGAAGAGTGGCGCGGGCTCCTGGAGCGGCGACCGACCTTTCGCGCCTCGCTGGCCCCCTACGCGCGGATCCTGGAGACGTGGGTGGCGTGGCCCGGGGACCGCGTCGACCCCCTCCGATGGACGGCCGGCGAGTGCCAGGACCGCTGGCGGCGCGGTGTGCCGCTGCTCGCCGAGACGGCGGCCGCGCTTCCCCGGGAAGAGATGGAAGACCTCCTGAGCGGCGTCATGGAGGTGCTGGCGGCGATGGGCGAGGAAACCGAGGCGCTCCAGCGCTTCGCCGAGGCGTGGGACCGGGGGGAGATCGCGCCCGCCGACTTGTTTCCCGGACCGGGCCGTGTGGGCACGTCCGCGGTCCAGCAACGGACGGGGCTCTCCCAGGAAGCCCTGGCCTTCCTGGCCTACGGGAGCCTGCGTCCGATCCTCGAGGCATTCTTCGCGGAGTGCGGCCCGCACCTCACCGAGGGGGCCTGGGATCTCGGCGTCTGTCCCCTGTGCGGCGCGCCCCCGGGGTACGTCGACCTCCTCGAGACCGGTCAGCGCCGCCTGGCCTGCCACGTATGCGGCGCGGGGTGGGTGTTCTCCCGCCTCCGGTGCCCGTACTGCGGGAACCGGAACGTCAGCGACCTCGTCCGCCTCCAGGCCGAGGAGGCGGACGAAGGCTACCTGATCGAAGCCTGCAAGGCGTGCCAGGGCTACCTGAAGGGGCTCGACCGCCGCGTCCGCTGGAACGCCGGCTCCGCGCTGGTGGAGGACTGGGGGTCCCCCCACCTGGATCTCATCGCCCACGGGGACGGCTACTGGCGGGCCATCCCCACGCTCATCGAGCTACAGCGATCCGAGTAGAGGCGCGCCCGGCCGTTCCTACCCTTCTACTCTGAAGCGCTCCACCAGTCCGTCGAAGCTCTCCACGGCCAGCCGCTGGGCCCACTCGATGGCCTCCGCGTCCCTGGCGAAATTCTCGGCCATGTACGCGCAGGCCTCCCCCTTGGTCCGGAAGAGGCGCCAGAGATGAGCCGCCCGCCCGCGCGGTCGGCGAAGAAAGAAGGTGGGGTCGGTCGGCAGCTTCGGCTCGTATTGATTGCGCGCCCCGGACTGGTCGTACGTCACCCAGGCAACGGCCAGGCCATGGGCCGATAGAACGCGGGCCTTGAGCGACTCTTCGACCGGAAGGGATTCGAGATCGGCCAGACGTGGCCCGTAATAGATGGGCACGGCCGGCTCGGCGAGGACCAGCAGGGAGGGCAACGCC encodes:
- a CDS encoding nitrite/sulfite reductase gives rise to the protein DAIPPEWSTYFRWWGIYSQGDGQGAVGGVGGEGRAVPYFMIRIRIPNGFLLAHQLRTLADLAERHARGIADLTVRQNIQLHWVPIEDVPEIFRHLGRVGLTTMGACGDDTRNITGCPLAGVDADEIADASPLVHTATRMLNGNPDFYNLPRKYKISITGCRVWCTYPEINDVGVTALPHPETGEVGFSVRVGGGLSTDPHLARRLDAFVRWNQVLPVVRGISEIFRDSDLLRQNREKARLKFLFLTHGWTVERFQAELERRVGFRLDRAVPEDPPDDVYRDHVGIHRQKQAGYCYAGLAVLRGRLTPAAMRAAATLAEAYGTGELRTTNMQNLLIPNVARGRVDTLAREAAAAGLPLEASSFWRGTIACTGTEFCKLALTETKGFARRLVEELEGRLPGFGQHLKIHVTGCPNSCGQHWIADIGIEGKKVKVEGRLVDAYYFCVGGGVGKHRATARPVGYRVPATEVPGAVERLLGAYLAARRPAENFRQFCARHTDDELRGFLAGQELAAVARDLSPGRAPHGVDG
- a CDS encoding bifunctional precorrin-2 dehydrogenase/sirohydrochlorin ferrochelatase — encoded protein: MGYYPIFLDLDGRPCLVIGGGPVAERKVEALRALGAAVTVVSPALTPALTRLAREGGIRHQARPYAPGDLAGCHLAFVATDDGEVNAEVAREGRARGVWVNAADDPARCDFILPSVLRRGDLVVAVATGGTSPALARAIREELEAYFTEDYAALARIVAEVRQELRGRGHRPDAETWRAALDGDIRRLVAAGRPAEARSHLVRRLGGEPCD
- the cobA gene encoding uroporphyrinogen-III C-methyltransferase, with the translated sequence MRLGRVSLVGAGPGDPGLFTLRGLRRLRRAEVVVYDRLVNPRLLDEAPPEALRIFAGKLTGSHCLPQAEINDLLIDHARRGRRVVRLKGGDPFVFGRGGEEASALATAGIPFEIVPGVSSAVAVPAYAGIPVTHRGLASSFAVVTGHEDGGRQTVDWGRLATAVDTLVVLMGVGSLPRIVGELRAHGRAAETPVALIRWGTTAAQETVTGTLADIVEQARTARLEPPVVAVIGEVVGLASRLAWLRPGRRAARVRRRGYPGAVRRLAAAGPAAGRRG
- the fdhD gene encoding formate dehydrogenase accessory sulfurtransferase FdhD; this translates as MRAYYIWKTGNLREVKGHVVREQPLTVFVDGEKFITLLASPTKLDCLVVGYLWLEKVIASVDDIRRLSVSEVDGRAEVELTRPVELPKERILTSGCGGGITFRIDPRLFSRAESDLRVDPACLFDRMKELYLQAVGYRSSRGIHGAALADPDRLLFMAEDVGRHNAVDKVVGEALLKGVSTRDRILLNTGRISSEMLLKGARMGVPLVVSRTSPTEMAVSLAEQLGITVVGYLQHDTFNLYAGGDALILDDPPRVPLPPAA
- the fdnG gene encoding formate dehydrogenase-N subunit alpha, with the translated sequence MSLSRREFLRFSGATATGVAVGARGIDLAPVEAAATSMRIKEAKVFPGVCPYCAVGCAQLIYVKDNKIIDIEGDPDAPHTEGALCPKGSSTYQLSLNERRITKCLYRAPGSDRWEEKPLDWMMEQIAQRVKKSRDETFVEKTKVGDKEVTVNRCEGIAWLGSSVLDNEENYLIAKLSRGLGLVNLENSARLCHSATVPALGATFGRGAMTTNLIDVQNADVIMPTSNWAECHPVSYKWVMKAKERGAKIIHVDPRFTRTSATADIWVPIRSGTNIVFFGGLIRYAIESKKYFHDYVVNYTNASLLVDPAFKTPADLDGLFTGYDAGKRTYDQSTWKFQLDADGYPKQDKTLKDPNCVFQHLRRHYARYTPEMVEKICGIPKDLFLKAAEIYCSASGPDKTATASYALQLNQSTNGVQQIRALCMLQLVLGNIGRPGGGVVALRGHSNVQGATDFGTLYHMLPGYPAEPLQAPHPTLTDYLEKTTPKGGYWVNNPKFVVSLLKAWWGPAATKDNDYAYDYLPKREKADAYSHQHFTIGMLQKKVKGFICMGQNPAVDSPNAKMVRQALRSLDWLVVVDIFESDTAAVWKEPGIDPKGSQTEVFFIPGAPAAEKDGSITNTMRLAQWHVRAIEPPGDARSDAAFVVDLGTRVKTLYKDSTAKKDRPVLDLVWDYQPQGAKKEPKMELVLKECNGYATEDIPDKDKPGEFLYKKGQPVKTFGHLRDDGSTACGNWIYTGIYPEEGKNLALRRERAKEGDYLAHNWGFAWPANRRILYNRASADPAGKPWSEKKKLIWWDAAQKKWVGNDVPDFGPTMAPDAPRAKDGPLKGISGTDAFIMNPHGLGQFFASVLDGPFPEHYEPFESPTKNLLSKVQNNPVAKVYDVGDLNKLGTPDKYPYILTTYRLTEHHAAGMSRHVPWLSELFYGHFAEIGPEMAKELGITNGDMITVETPRAKIKVQAMVTERIQPFIINGKKVYQVGIPWHWGYQGVMRSARGDITNDLVASLGDPTTFIQESKALLCNVRKEA
- a CDS encoding 4Fe-4S dicluster domain-containing protein encodes the protein MARTLAMFTDVSLCIGCRACQVACKQWNQLAPEEPEWTGSYQNHPHFTDKSFRLVRFFEETDDKGHIKQWHMMSDVCKHCAQAGCLEACPTGAIYRTEHGTVNINQDICNGCRYCVSACPFGVVAFNHDTGTATKCTFCNDRIHNGLGPACAKACPTQSIRFGYRDELATLAQKRVAELRKQGYANAQLYGEDQNGPLGGLNAFFLLLGKPAVYGLPEKPKLPQRNVFTDSLLSIGSAILVGLGAVVAFRDRGGKGGA
- the nrfD gene encoding NrfD/PsrC family molybdoenzyme membrane anchor subunit is translated as MEPGLLKSADWPLLIDVYFFLGGIAGGAFVIATVANLLDSQRYRDVVRVGYYLAFLAILPGPLLLIVDLGLPTRFLHMVMVAKPSTAIGMDAVTVGPFHLKPFSPMNVGAWALFAFGACALVAALDTFVEHRGGRGIPTLRLIVGIVGGVFGFFIAAYPGVLLGATARPLFVSAHWLGALFLAVGASTGGAAIALILSALGGQANDSLYRLMRFTAFALIIQAVALVLFFASVAGAGSVGLSRAMGVLLAGPYGIPFWLGVVIVGTVAPLVLHFSGAIRKATPGMAALVSVLVLVGGFLVKYVIIAGGQVGAS
- a CDS encoding formate dehydrogenase accessory protein FdhE — its product is MTYQTLQEEWRGLLERRPTFRASLAPYARILETWVAWPGDRVDPLRWTAGECQDRWRRGVPLLAETAAALPREEMEDLLSGVMEVLAAMGEETEALQRFAEAWDRGEIAPADLFPGPGRVGTSAVQQRTGLSQEALAFLAYGSLRPILEAFFAECGPHLTEGAWDLGVCPLCGAPPGYVDLLETGQRRLACHVCGAGWVFSRLRCPYCGNRNVSDLVRLQAEEADEGYLIEACKACQGYLKGLDRRVRWNAGSALVEDWGSPHLDLIAHGDGYWRAIPTLIELQRSE